One genomic region from Proteus vulgaris encodes:
- a CDS encoding replication protein P: protein MWKRALSGLNNDQFDLIFKFCIERCSNGNPWPPELSDVISMLSDKLVDTNAFGIPFDEMLRDFNKYLARRCNYHSAEMYPFRHPVQYWIFTDLRQKVYDLRLTEAEVEKRLNKMIRMWSERVQRGEVIPKPTLRLEDKTRPRPAWMDLLENAEKRKHKSA, encoded by the coding sequence ATGTGGAAACGAGCACTCAGCGGATTGAATAACGATCAATTCGATTTGATATTTAAATTCTGCATTGAGCGTTGTAGCAATGGTAATCCGTGGCCACCAGAGTTATCTGATGTCATTTCAATGCTTTCTGACAAGCTGGTAGACACTAATGCTTTTGGAATTCCATTTGATGAAATGCTGAGAGATTTCAATAAATACCTAGCAAGACGATGCAATTACCATAGTGCTGAGATGTACCCATTTAGACATCCGGTACAGTATTGGATCTTCACTGACCTTAGGCAAAAGGTATACGACCTTAGGTTGACAGAAGCGGAGGTTGAGAAGCGATTAAATAAAATGATCCGTATGTGGTCTGAGCGAGTACAACGAGGAGAGGTAATACCTAAACCCACGTTAAGACTTGAAGATAAAACCAGACCGAGACCTGCATGGATGGATTTATTAGAAAATGCTGAAAAACGTAAACATAAATCGGCATGA
- a CDS encoding DnaT-like ssDNA-binding domain-containing protein, with translation MARIRTIKPTFWTDEDMAEISESACLLAIGLLNYADDEGYFNANPKLIKAAVFPIRETSRSIPVLLQELSNCGYISLFSAQNGKHFGLINNFTKHQVVNKKTPSKIKEMNLLPYDYGSDTVGLPLGKEGKGSIKTTLCNTREGNLPDVDNAILNDRVPAGGFSVDGKFVMFDEWEPDSDFLRKSAFWGCTLTEPVKPTELAEFITYWKSEGKAKHHEQWEMALAKSIKFQRAKANNSNTGVNNNGKSEFKFDPNSGKSRAVQLVEHKIREKHGQEYLDSLATNDGVLWGEMDKQERDGTLIDVETSTQRIE, from the coding sequence ATGGCCCGTATCAGGACTATTAAGCCAACATTTTGGACTGATGAGGATATGGCTGAAATATCTGAGTCAGCGTGTTTATTGGCAATAGGGTTATTAAATTACGCTGACGATGAAGGCTATTTCAATGCTAATCCAAAGCTAATAAAAGCGGCTGTTTTTCCAATACGTGAAACCTCCCGTAGTATTCCGGTACTACTACAGGAGCTTTCCAACTGTGGCTATATCAGCTTATTTTCTGCCCAAAATGGGAAGCACTTTGGATTAATAAATAATTTCACAAAACATCAAGTCGTAAACAAGAAAACGCCAAGTAAAATCAAAGAGATGAACCTACTACCGTATGACTACGGTAGCGATACGGTAGGACTACCTTTAGGAAAGGAAGGGAAAGGAAGTATTAAAACAACTCTCTGTAACACGCGCGAAGGAAATTTGCCTGATGTGGATAATGCCATTTTAAATGACAGAGTTCCTGCTGGTGGTTTTAGCGTTGACGGTAAATTTGTGATGTTTGATGAATGGGAACCTGATAGCGATTTTTTACGTAAATCTGCTTTTTGGGGATGCACTTTAACAGAGCCAGTTAAACCAACTGAACTTGCCGAATTTATTACGTACTGGAAATCCGAGGGGAAAGCTAAACATCACGAACAATGGGAAATGGCATTGGCAAAAAGTATTAAATTCCAACGTGCTAAAGCGAATAACAGCAATACTGGAGTAAATAATAATGGCAAATCAGAATTTAAATTCGATCCAAACAGTGGCAAATCAAGAGCCGTACAACTCGTGGAACACAAAATCAGAGAAAAACATGGGCAAGAGTATCTCGACTCTTTGGCTACAAATGACGGAGTTCTATGGGGAGAAATGGACAAACAAGAACGGGACGGAACCCTCATTGATGTGGAAACGAGCACTCAGCGGATTGAATAA